The region TTACCAAAGGAAGAACTATCTCTAAAAAGTATTAAAACCTCAGTTGGGTATCAGATTACTTTAAAGTCTGCTGTTTTTGTAAAAGATGCTTTTTTATACAGTCCTGTAAAAGGACATTTTTCAGACAACTTTTTTGACCTGGAACCTGATGTAGAAAAAACACTTTTCTTTGAGACAGATAGTGATGTAGCGCCTTTGTTTAAATATAAAACCTTGAATGGGTTGATGGATCACTAGATGTCAGTTCGAGTGAAGTCGAGAACAGTTTAACAAGTATTGAGATTAAACTAGCAGATTCCGCATCGAGTTTCCGTTCCCCAACCCTAAAGGGTGCGGAAACAAACAGAATTCTTTTTCAAATTCAAATTTCACTTGTTATTCTGAAATCGTTTCAGGATCTGCTTTTGATGAAAACTGAGGATTGTGCTAACTATTAACCTACGTCTTCGTAATGTAGAGACGCTGAAATAAATTCAGCGTGTAAGGCTTTGAAGTTCAAATTCAAGTTCGAGTTCGAGTTCAAGTTCAAATCCTCACACATTTCATCATCCTATAATTGCCGTTCAAGTCTTTAAAAACTTCAGAATCAAAACCCAGTTCTTTGGCTAGAGTTTTCATCTCTTCAGGTAAGTATTGATTGATTTCAAAATATAAAGTGCCATCAGGTTTTAAGGCTTTTTGAGCCAATTCTAGAATCTTGCGATAAAAAATTAAGGCATTAGTGTCGTCCACAAACAAAGCTAAATAAGGCTCGTGTTCCAGTACATTTCTGTGAATTTCTTTTTTCTCTAAATTTCGTACATATGGCGGGTTGCTTACGATCACGTCATAGGTCTCTGGCAATTTATCTAAAACCAAAACATCTTCCAATAGGGTTGTTACCGGAGTTTTTAAATGGATGGCATTTGATTGTGCGAGTTCTAAAGCTTCTGGAGAAATATCGAGCAATGTCATGCTGCAACTAGGCAAGGCTTCTTTAATAGATAAGCCTATACAACCCGTTCCAGTTCCTATATCAATCATACGGAGATAGGTTTCCTTTTTATGGTTCTCAATAATCATATGAACCAGTTCTTCCGTCTCCTGACGCGGTATCAATGTATGCTCATTTACAGCAAACTCATGTCCATAGAAATGTGCTGTTCTGGTGACGTATTGCACCGGTTTTGACGTGCACAATTCTCTTAATGATTTATGGAGTATCCCTTCTTGAAGATGATTCAATTCTTCTCTATTATTCATTAAAAAATCAGCACGAGTCCAGTTCAACAAATCTTCACACACAATTTGTAAAATGCTGTGGATCTCATTTTCTGGATAAAGCGATGAAAGTTGATCTTGATAAAGAAGCTTGAATTGGTTTAAAGTCATTTTATGAAATTGAATTTGAAATTGAAATTGAACTCGAAATCAATATGTAAAGATAAGAATGAAGAGTATAAAAACTGTTCTCGACCTGCCTTTGCCGGCAGGCAGGCTGCGCTCGATCAGACAATAAGCTTGACATGAGCTTTGTAGTTAAATTTCAAGCTGTCCGTCTTTCCCGTGCGGGGCATTATTTTTATCTATCCCTTCTTTAGTTGACAAACCGATATCTAGTAGACTCCAAAGAAAAGAGAAGATTTTAATTAAAGGCCAAAACAAAATTCTTAATATAATTTCTGTCATGTCAGAATTTTAAAAGCATCTGTACCGGACAGGAGAAATGACCTGTATCGCCTAAGGGACCTTGGAGCAATTCAAAACCTACGTTTTTATACAATCCTTGTGCGTCGTACATATTATCCATAGTTTCTAGATAGATGCTGTCAAATCTCAGTTGAGCAGCTCGTTCTAAACAAACCGACATCATTTTCTTTCCGTATCCTTTTCCTCTAACTTCTGGTTTAAAGTACATCTTTTGGAGTTCGCTCACATTTCCGTTGTAATTATCAAGTGGTGCAACGCCAGCACCGCCTACCACTTCCCCATCCACTTCGAGAACATAATAATCTCTACGGGGTTTTTGGTAGTGCTGGTACATAGCTTGTGTGGCAGCATCGCTATAAGCCGTTCCTATTTTAGGAGCACCGTGCTCTAAGATGGATTGCTGTATGATATTTTTGATCGCCTCATTATCTTGAGGCAGTATTTTACGTATGTTCATAGTGCAAATTTAGAATTAAGAGCTTAAAAAAATGAATTGCTCATCACAAATTATAAAGACTCCTAAAACATTCTTTACAGCCCTTTAGTTCGTCATTGTTTATTGTTTTTACTTTTAATTCCTCCTTACCTTTGTTGCTCATGACTGCGCACGAGAAATACATGCAACGCTGTTTGCAACTGGCACAAAACGGCTTGGGCACTACTTATCCTAATCCGCTGGTGGGAAGTGTGATAGTGTCTGATACTGATGAGATTCTTGGAGAAGGATGGCATAAAAAATCTGGAGAACCTCATGCAGAAGTAAACGCAGTGTTGGATGCAGAGCAAAAGGGCTGTAATGAGTCCGCTTTCGCGAAAGCGGTACTATACGTCAACCTAGAACCCTGTTCCCACACTGGAAAAACACCAGCATGCGCCACGATGATCATCAAAAAAGGCTTTAAAAAAGTGGTGATCGGCACACTGGACCCGCATGATAAAGTAGCGGGAAAAGGTATTGCCATGCTAGAAGCAGCAGGAATAGAAGTTAGTGCAGGTGTTTTAGAGCAGGAATGCAACGAGCTCAACAGGAGGTTTTTTACGTTCCACAAAAAGCAACGTCCGTATATCATTTTAAAATGGGCCGAAACCAGCGATGGCTTTATCGCGCCAACCCAAAAAGACGAGCAAAAGCCGATCTGGATCACCAACAAGCACTCCAGACAACTTGCACACCGGTTAAGAGCAGAAGAAAACGCCATTTTAGTAGGTGCCAAAACCGTTCTACACGACAACCCATCGCTCACTTGTCGCGATTGGAAAGGAATTCACCCAACACGTGTTGTACTGGATTCTAGAAATAGCATCTCAGCAGATTTTAAAGTTATGGACAGCGCTGCTCCTACTTTAAAACTAGACCATTCTTCTACTGATGTGGATGAGATACTTCACGAGCTTTATAAAAACGGTCTTCAATCGGTTATTATTGAAGGGGGTACGGCTACGATTCAGGCGTTTATAGATGCCCAACTATGGGATGAAGCCTATCAATTTATGGGAACTGAAGTCTTGTTTTATCAAGGTTTAAAAGCACCTGTTTTAAAAGGAAATTACCACATCAAAGAACGCAAGACCATAAAAAAGGATGTGTTGAAAATATACAGAAACGCATGATTTGGTTAGTTCTAAGTATAGCGACGTCCAGCTTTCTATATGTAATTTTCAAGTATTTTGAAGTATTTAAAGTACACACACTTCACGCCATTATAGTGAATTATATCGTGGCTTGCACCACAGGCTTTCTAGCTTACGGAAGTGTACCAGATGTAGAGGAAATCATTCATGCAGACTGGCTGTTTTACGCTTTATTTTTAGGAGCTTTATTCATCACCATTTTTAATGTCATGGCATTAACCAGTCAGAGAAACGGCTTGTCAGTCGCTGCTGTATCTGGTAAAATGTCGCTAGTTATTCCTGTAATAGCAGGGATATGGCTGTATGAAGAATCCATAGGATGGATGAAGGTAGTAGGGATTCTTCTCGCTTTGGCATCGGTTTATCTTACATCTGTAAAGTCCAAAGAGGGGTTGACATTCAACAAGAGCTTGTTGCTGCTTCCTTTTGTTTTGTTCTTAGGAAGTGGGGTGATAGACACCACCATCAAATATGCAGAGATCACTCATGTTCCTAGCGGTGACGAATCTTTATTTAGCGCAATTTGCTTTGCGATGGCTTTTGTCATTGGAGTTCTAGTCCTGATCTATGAGGCGACTCAAAAGCGCTTTTTAACTTTAAGATCTATAGTTGCAGGTGTTATTTTAGGAGTGCCTAATTATTACTCCATTTATTTTCTGATCAAAACCCTTAAAAACGGAATGGAAAGTAGTGTGGTGTATCCTATCAACCATGTGGGAACGGTACTTTTCACTTCTGTATTAGGCGTATTGCTTTTTAAAGAAAAGCTGATTCCTAAAAACTATATAGGGATTGTGGTGGCTATAGCAGCTATTCTTATGATCGCTTTCGCGAAAGCATGACACAAAAAAAAGCCCCTCAGTACGAGAAGCTTTTATAAAAAAATAGTTTTTACTGTCTCGTAAAGTCTCCAAAACCATCTACCTCAATTCTTTGAGTGGCACCATTAACGTTTTGAGTAGTGTCAGAGTTAATTAGGATAACGAGATCTGTAGCAGTTAGTATATCAATAGTAAAATCTGCATCCTGGCCAAATTGAGGGAGTCCAGAACTGCTTTGACTGGAGGAAGGAACCAGATCCAAATCGGATCCATTTACAACATAAGTCCCAGAATCATTAATACTTATTGTTTGGTTACCTTGTGATATTCCTTGTGAAAATATTTCAAAAGTTTGATCACCTACAACGGTATACGTACCATCGCTATTGAATGAGAGAACTGAAGTTGCACTTACCAACTCATTAGAACTGGTAGAAGCAACTGTATTACCCATAACAGTTGCAGTAAGAGTCGTGTTTGTGACATAGTCATCATAATCCCAATCTCCTACTATAGAAGCTGTTACAGTTCCTCCACCAGAACCGGAGCCACCTCCAGGAGTTCCTCCATTAAGACTTGGGTCTAAAGGTTCTGTTTCACAAGCAATTAAGGCGGTTGCTAAAAATAATAAGCCGAGGATCTTTTTCATGGTAAGGTTTAATGATTATTTTGCAAAAATAATCCAAGCTTTCCATTATACAAAGTATTGAGATGGCATAAAAAAATTACCATTGACTGATTCTTATAAAACCATCATCAAAGCCTCTGAGGAGATTCTTTATAAAGACAGAGGTAGTAAGTTCTATGGCAACGCATTTCCATTAACGGACTCTGAAGAGGTCACTGATCTCATCGCAGTCTTGCGCAATAAGCACCCAAAAGCCGGACACCACTGTTATGCCTGGAAACTAGGTCCTAGCGATGATAATTACAGAGCAAATGATGATGGAGAACCTAGTCACAGTGCAGGAGACCCTATATTAGGACAATTAATTGCTCATGAACTAAGTGATGTTCTTGTAGTTGTTTCTAGAATCTTCGGTGGAACAAAATTAGGAGTAGGAGGTTTGATAAGCGCATACCGGGAGACGGCAAAACTAGCCCTATCCAATGCAAAAATAGTAACACGAACCATTACCGCCGATGTAGAGATTTATTTTGAATACCCGCAAATAAGCCAAGTCATGCGCTATATAGAGGAAGAGCATTTTAAGATAAAAAAACAAGAAATGACAACTTCCTGCTCCATCACCATTGCCGTGCCTAAATCTAGGCAACAAGAAGTGGCTGATGTTCTTAACACCATGTACCCGATTACATCAAAACCTGCAAACTAAGGAACCAACCACTGCCCTTTCCAATCGTCTTCAGTTTTAAAAACCGCTCGTAAGTGATTGGGTCTTTTCAATCTTAAATATTCTATGGTATGTGGAACAAACTTTAAGGCTACAAAGTTACTTTCTGATCTAGGAACATAATCAACCTGATCAGGCTGATCAATTGCGCTCCCCGGAGGGACGGATGTCGTATAATCCTTTATAGACTTTTCAGAAACTTTTTGAAACAACCTTTTGATCTCTTTTTCATCTTGCACCACTTTCAATTTGCCGTCTAATCTTATTTGCAATAACTTTTTAGGATGATAAGCCAGTATACAAGCATT is a window of Nonlabens sp. MB-3u-79 DNA encoding:
- the prmC gene encoding peptide chain release factor N(5)-glutamine methyltransferase, producing MTLNQFKLLYQDQLSSLYPENEIHSILQIVCEDLLNWTRADFLMNNREELNHLQEGILHKSLRELCTSKPVQYVTRTAHFYGHEFAVNEHTLIPRQETEELVHMIIENHKKETYLRMIDIGTGTGCIGLSIKEALPSCSMTLLDISPEALELAQSNAIHLKTPVTTLLEDVLVLDKLPETYDVIVSNPPYVRNLEKKEIHRNVLEHEPYLALFVDDTNALIFYRKILELAQKALKPDGTLYFEINQYLPEEMKTLAKELGFDSEVFKDLNGNYRMMKCVRI
- a CDS encoding pyridoxamine 5'-phosphate oxidase family protein, giving the protein MLQELFSDLTHELRGAMTMRRHPFKYVTLSTVDEQNSPRSRTVVLREVSESLECIIFTDARSQKMSYVTTNDNACILAYHPKKLLQIRLDGKLKVVQDEKEIKRLFQKVSEKSIKDYTTSVPPGSAIDQPDQVDYVPRSESNFVALKFVPHTIEYLRLKRPNHLRAVFKTEDDWKGQWLVP
- the ribD gene encoding bifunctional diaminohydroxyphosphoribosylaminopyrimidine deaminase/5-amino-6-(5-phosphoribosylamino)uracil reductase RibD — protein: MTAHEKYMQRCLQLAQNGLGTTYPNPLVGSVIVSDTDEILGEGWHKKSGEPHAEVNAVLDAEQKGCNESAFAKAVLYVNLEPCSHTGKTPACATMIIKKGFKKVVIGTLDPHDKVAGKGIAMLEAAGIEVSAGVLEQECNELNRRFFTFHKKQRPYIILKWAETSDGFIAPTQKDEQKPIWITNKHSRQLAHRLRAEENAILVGAKTVLHDNPSLTCRDWKGIHPTRVVLDSRNSISADFKVMDSAAPTLKLDHSSTDVDEILHELYKNGLQSVIIEGGTATIQAFIDAQLWDEAYQFMGTEVLFYQGLKAPVLKGNYHIKERKTIKKDVLKIYRNA
- a CDS encoding GNAT family N-acetyltransferase: MNIRKILPQDNEAIKNIIQQSILEHGAPKIGTAYSDAATQAMYQHYQKPRRDYYVLEVDGEVVGGAGVAPLDNYNGNVSELQKMYFKPEVRGKGYGKKMMSVCLERAAQLRFDSIYLETMDNMYDAQGLYKNVGFELLQGPLGDTGHFSCPVQMLLKF
- a CDS encoding EamA family transporter; protein product: MIWLVLSIATSSFLYVIFKYFEVFKVHTLHAIIVNYIVACTTGFLAYGSVPDVEEIIHADWLFYALFLGALFITIFNVMALTSQRNGLSVAAVSGKMSLVIPVIAGIWLYEESIGWMKVVGILLALASVYLTSVKSKEGLTFNKSLLLLPFVLFLGSGVIDTTIKYAEITHVPSGDESLFSAICFAMAFVIGVLVLIYEATQKRFLTLRSIVAGVILGVPNYYSIYFLIKTLKNGMESSVVYPINHVGTVLFTSVLGVLLFKEKLIPKNYIGIVVAIAAILMIAFAKA
- a CDS encoding IMPACT family protein, encoding MTDSYKTIIKASEEILYKDRGSKFYGNAFPLTDSEEVTDLIAVLRNKHPKAGHHCYAWKLGPSDDNYRANDDGEPSHSAGDPILGQLIAHELSDVLVVVSRIFGGTKLGVGGLISAYRETAKLALSNAKIVTRTITADVEIYFEYPQISQVMRYIEEEHFKIKKQEMTTSCSITIAVPKSRQQEVADVLNTMYPITSKPAN